A portion of the Daphnia magna isolate NIES linkage group LG4, ASM2063170v1.1, whole genome shotgun sequence genome contains these proteins:
- the LOC116920646 gene encoding uncharacterized protein LOC116920646, with product MSHLVVEIPKEAPLKGCWVEIVAENWVKEDILYIPDNSYSSAYKRNMLIGGAEPVVESWESYPCFKVIHRFDTYEEARQNLPRAEKGLPILPNDPSQTGRGCRQTTLKSRLLPGEVTTEQESDVSLNDESYFATTSKSLLKTNTTAIKEKESLNDQHLDQVKAVYYLFHPLDFRRKRRRKSHTIQIK from the exons ATGTCTCATTTAGTTGTAGAAATCCCTAAAGAAGCCCCGTTAAAAGGGTGTTGGGTAGAGATTGTAGCTGAGAACTGGGTCAAAGAGGACATTTTGTACATACCTGATAACTCGTACTCGTCAGCCTATAAACGAAACATGTTGATCGGTGGTGCTGAACCGGTTGTTGAAAGTTGGGAATCGTATCCATGTTTTAAAGTAATTCATCGATTCG ATACCTATGAAGAGGCTAGACAAAATCTCCCCCGTGCTGAAAAAGGTTTGCCAATTCTGCCAAATGATCCCTCTCAAACTGGCAGAGGTTGTCGACAAACTACTTTGAAAAGCAGACTACTGCCTGGTGAAGTTACCACAGAACAAGAGAGTGATGTCAGTCTGAACGATGAAAGTTACTTTGCTACTACCTCCAAGTCATTACTTAAGACCAACACAACAGCGATAAAGGAAAAG GAATCGTTAAACGATCAGCACCTGGACCAAGTAAAAGCAGTTTACTACCTATTCCACCCTCTGGACTTCAGAAGA aaaagaagaaggaaaagccACACGATACAAATCAAGTAG